In Musa acuminata AAA Group cultivar baxijiao chromosome BXJ2-8, Cavendish_Baxijiao_AAA, whole genome shotgun sequence, one genomic interval encodes:
- the LOC135586682 gene encoding uncharacterized protein C630.12-like isoform X2 translates to MARWSPTGPPSGPVPGRSRASLPPFPRLTIMLRLLCWRTHRTSHGLPPKSLLLEAAQFYTDLYMRRSFRSSILPFKPDLIVFLGDQFDGGPFLSDEEWQESLNRFKHIFSLNEKGRDLAIPIYYLSGNHDIGYAGFHSQYPKVISHYEKEFGARNYQISVGKINFIVVDAQTLDGPKQGKETSLSWDFIKHISNDATSNPKVLLTHIPLYRPDDTPCGSHRSSSVINQRISYAGTDHGISYQNYLSEETSNHLLDLIRPTLVLSGHDHDQCTVVHSTPAGTVTEHTVGTVSWQQGNLYPSFMLLSARSNSTNSEDAVSTNLCFLPMQTHIYIWYLTQFVITLILIIMWPTNGLGLSDKCMSYITAMKNNLMSTSKEKDEEENCEYEMVWDADGSMHLVKKARTRVPAPKSDTGFTGRRKVVSRPTAKKHLQEAEASVSVDLSWESKPEDTAKMQRPSKSKVRTVVQRLFRLRLLVIVAAVNVPLYMMLLFKDWIDR, encoded by the exons AAGACTGACCATTATGTTAAGGTTGCTGTGTTGGCGGACCCACAG GACCTCACATGGACTTCCTCCAAAATCACTTTTGTTAGAGGCTGCCCAATTTTATACAGATTTATACATGAGGAGATCTTTCCGTTCATCCATATTGCCATTCAAACCTGATTTGATTGTATTTCTTGGTGATCAGTTTGATGGTGGGCCTTTCTTGTCGGATGAGGA GTGGCAAGAGTCATTGAACCGATTTAAACACATTTTCAGTCTGAATGAAAAGGGCAGAGATTTGGCCATCCCTATTTATTACCTCTCTGGAAATCATGATATTGGCTATGCAGGTTTCCATTCACAGTATCCAAAG GTGATCAGTCATTATGAGAAGGAATTTGGAGCAAGAAACTACCAAATTTCTGTTGGAAAGATCAACTTTATCGTTGTTGATGCTCAAACACTCGATG GGCCTAAACAAGGAAAAGAAACATCTTTATCCTGGGATTTTATCAAACACATATCTAATG ATGCCACATCAAATCCAAAGGTTTTGTTGACGCACATCCCTCTTTATCGTCCTGATGACACCCCTTGTGGTTCACATCGTTCTTCCTCTGTTATCAATCAG AGGATTTCATATGCTGGTACTGATCATGGAATCTC GTATCAGAACTATCTAAGCGAGGAAACTTCAAACCATTTACTGGACCTCATCAGACCT ACACTTGTGTTGTCAGGTCATGATCATGATCAATGTACAGTGGTACACTCTACACCTGCTGGAACTGTAACTGAG CACACTGTTGGAACTGTCAGCTGGCAGCAGGGAAACCTGTATCCATCATTCATGCTGCTGTCTGCAAGATCAAATTCAACCAACTCAGAGGATGCTGTTTCTACTAATTTATGTTTTCTTCCAATGCAAACTCATATCTACATCTG GTATCTGACTCAGTTTGTCATAACTCTCATTTTGATCATCATGTGGCCAACAAATGGCTTGGGACTTTCTGACAAATGTATGAGCTACATTACAGCAATGAAAAATAATCTAATGTCCACATCTAAAGAAAAAGATGAAGAGGAGAATTGCGAATATGAAATGGTCTGGGATGCAGATGGGTCAATGCATCTTGTCAAGAAGGCCAGAACAAGGGTCCCAGCCCCAAAGTCCGATACAGGGTTTACAGGGAG GAGAAAGGTTGTCTCGAGGCCAACAGCAAAGAAGCATTTGCAAGAGGCAGAGGCATCTGTCTCGGTGGACTTGAGCTGGGAGTCAAAGCCAGAAGACACTGCAAAAATGCAACGCCCAAGCAAATCAAAGGTCAGAACAGTGGTCCAGCGGCTGTTTCGGCTACGGCTGCTTGTGATTGTTGCTGCGGTGAATGTCCCGCTTTATATGATGCTGCTTTTCAAGGATTGGATCGACCGGTGa
- the LOC135586682 gene encoding uncharacterized protein C630.12-like isoform X1, translating into MHSFTLLTVFLCGLWAVTLLYGEMVAYWAAFWTCSWPQPRLSSSFSKTDHYVKVAVLADPQLMDRTSHGLPPKSLLLEAAQFYTDLYMRRSFRSSILPFKPDLIVFLGDQFDGGPFLSDEEWQESLNRFKHIFSLNEKGRDLAIPIYYLSGNHDIGYAGFHSQYPKVISHYEKEFGARNYQISVGKINFIVVDAQTLDGPKQGKETSLSWDFIKHISNDATSNPKVLLTHIPLYRPDDTPCGSHRSSSVINQRISYAGTDHGISYQNYLSEETSNHLLDLIRPTLVLSGHDHDQCTVVHSTPAGTVTEHTVGTVSWQQGNLYPSFMLLSARSNSTNSEDAVSTNLCFLPMQTHIYIWYLTQFVITLILIIMWPTNGLGLSDKCMSYITAMKNNLMSTSKEKDEEENCEYEMVWDADGSMHLVKKARTRVPAPKSDTGFTGRRKVVSRPTAKKHLQEAEASVSVDLSWESKPEDTAKMQRPSKSKVRTVVQRLFRLRLLVIVAAVNVPLYMMLLFKDWIDR; encoded by the exons AAGACTGACCATTATGTTAAGGTTGCTGTGTTGGCGGACCCACAG CTTATGGACAGGACCTCACATGGACTTCCTCCAAAATCACTTTTGTTAGAGGCTGCCCAATTTTATACAGATTTATACATGAGGAGATCTTTCCGTTCATCCATATTGCCATTCAAACCTGATTTGATTGTATTTCTTGGTGATCAGTTTGATGGTGGGCCTTTCTTGTCGGATGAGGA GTGGCAAGAGTCATTGAACCGATTTAAACACATTTTCAGTCTGAATGAAAAGGGCAGAGATTTGGCCATCCCTATTTATTACCTCTCTGGAAATCATGATATTGGCTATGCAGGTTTCCATTCACAGTATCCAAAG GTGATCAGTCATTATGAGAAGGAATTTGGAGCAAGAAACTACCAAATTTCTGTTGGAAAGATCAACTTTATCGTTGTTGATGCTCAAACACTCGATG GGCCTAAACAAGGAAAAGAAACATCTTTATCCTGGGATTTTATCAAACACATATCTAATG ATGCCACATCAAATCCAAAGGTTTTGTTGACGCACATCCCTCTTTATCGTCCTGATGACACCCCTTGTGGTTCACATCGTTCTTCCTCTGTTATCAATCAG AGGATTTCATATGCTGGTACTGATCATGGAATCTC GTATCAGAACTATCTAAGCGAGGAAACTTCAAACCATTTACTGGACCTCATCAGACCT ACACTTGTGTTGTCAGGTCATGATCATGATCAATGTACAGTGGTACACTCTACACCTGCTGGAACTGTAACTGAG CACACTGTTGGAACTGTCAGCTGGCAGCAGGGAAACCTGTATCCATCATTCATGCTGCTGTCTGCAAGATCAAATTCAACCAACTCAGAGGATGCTGTTTCTACTAATTTATGTTTTCTTCCAATGCAAACTCATATCTACATCTG GTATCTGACTCAGTTTGTCATAACTCTCATTTTGATCATCATGTGGCCAACAAATGGCTTGGGACTTTCTGACAAATGTATGAGCTACATTACAGCAATGAAAAATAATCTAATGTCCACATCTAAAGAAAAAGATGAAGAGGAGAATTGCGAATATGAAATGGTCTGGGATGCAGATGGGTCAATGCATCTTGTCAAGAAGGCCAGAACAAGGGTCCCAGCCCCAAAGTCCGATACAGGGTTTACAGGGAG GAGAAAGGTTGTCTCGAGGCCAACAGCAAAGAAGCATTTGCAAGAGGCAGAGGCATCTGTCTCGGTGGACTTGAGCTGGGAGTCAAAGCCAGAAGACACTGCAAAAATGCAACGCCCAAGCAAATCAAAGGTCAGAACAGTGGTCCAGCGGCTGTTTCGGCTACGGCTGCTTGTGATTGTTGCTGCGGTGAATGTCCCGCTTTATATGATGCTGCTTTTCAAGGATTGGATCGACCGGTGa
- the LOC135586682 gene encoding uncharacterized protein C630.12-like isoform X3 translates to MLRLLCWRTHRTSHGLPPKSLLLEAAQFYTDLYMRRSFRSSILPFKPDLIVFLGDQFDGGPFLSDEEWQESLNRFKHIFSLNEKGRDLAIPIYYLSGNHDIGYAGFHSQYPKVISHYEKEFGARNYQISVGKINFIVVDAQTLDGPKQGKETSLSWDFIKHISNDATSNPKVLLTHIPLYRPDDTPCGSHRSSSVINQRISYAGTDHGISYQNYLSEETSNHLLDLIRPTLVLSGHDHDQCTVVHSTPAGTVTEHTVGTVSWQQGNLYPSFMLLSARSNSTNSEDAVSTNLCFLPMQTHIYIWYLTQFVITLILIIMWPTNGLGLSDKCMSYITAMKNNLMSTSKEKDEEENCEYEMVWDADGSMHLVKKARTRVPAPKSDTGFTGRRKVVSRPTAKKHLQEAEASVSVDLSWESKPEDTAKMQRPSKSKVRTVVQRLFRLRLLVIVAAVNVPLYMMLLFKDWIDR, encoded by the exons ATGTTAAGGTTGCTGTGTTGGCGGACCCACAG GACCTCACATGGACTTCCTCCAAAATCACTTTTGTTAGAGGCTGCCCAATTTTATACAGATTTATACATGAGGAGATCTTTCCGTTCATCCATATTGCCATTCAAACCTGATTTGATTGTATTTCTTGGTGATCAGTTTGATGGTGGGCCTTTCTTGTCGGATGAGGA GTGGCAAGAGTCATTGAACCGATTTAAACACATTTTCAGTCTGAATGAAAAGGGCAGAGATTTGGCCATCCCTATTTATTACCTCTCTGGAAATCATGATATTGGCTATGCAGGTTTCCATTCACAGTATCCAAAG GTGATCAGTCATTATGAGAAGGAATTTGGAGCAAGAAACTACCAAATTTCTGTTGGAAAGATCAACTTTATCGTTGTTGATGCTCAAACACTCGATG GGCCTAAACAAGGAAAAGAAACATCTTTATCCTGGGATTTTATCAAACACATATCTAATG ATGCCACATCAAATCCAAAGGTTTTGTTGACGCACATCCCTCTTTATCGTCCTGATGACACCCCTTGTGGTTCACATCGTTCTTCCTCTGTTATCAATCAG AGGATTTCATATGCTGGTACTGATCATGGAATCTC GTATCAGAACTATCTAAGCGAGGAAACTTCAAACCATTTACTGGACCTCATCAGACCT ACACTTGTGTTGTCAGGTCATGATCATGATCAATGTACAGTGGTACACTCTACACCTGCTGGAACTGTAACTGAG CACACTGTTGGAACTGTCAGCTGGCAGCAGGGAAACCTGTATCCATCATTCATGCTGCTGTCTGCAAGATCAAATTCAACCAACTCAGAGGATGCTGTTTCTACTAATTTATGTTTTCTTCCAATGCAAACTCATATCTACATCTG GTATCTGACTCAGTTTGTCATAACTCTCATTTTGATCATCATGTGGCCAACAAATGGCTTGGGACTTTCTGACAAATGTATGAGCTACATTACAGCAATGAAAAATAATCTAATGTCCACATCTAAAGAAAAAGATGAAGAGGAGAATTGCGAATATGAAATGGTCTGGGATGCAGATGGGTCAATGCATCTTGTCAAGAAGGCCAGAACAAGGGTCCCAGCCCCAAAGTCCGATACAGGGTTTACAGGGAG GAGAAAGGTTGTCTCGAGGCCAACAGCAAAGAAGCATTTGCAAGAGGCAGAGGCATCTGTCTCGGTGGACTTGAGCTGGGAGTCAAAGCCAGAAGACACTGCAAAAATGCAACGCCCAAGCAAATCAAAGGTCAGAACAGTGGTCCAGCGGCTGTTTCGGCTACGGCTGCTTGTGATTGTTGCTGCGGTGAATGTCCCGCTTTATATGATGCTGCTTTTCAAGGATTGGATCGACCGGTGa
- the LOC135586682 gene encoding uncharacterized protein C630.12-like isoform X4, which produces MDRTSHGLPPKSLLLEAAQFYTDLYMRRSFRSSILPFKPDLIVFLGDQFDGGPFLSDEEWQESLNRFKHIFSLNEKGRDLAIPIYYLSGNHDIGYAGFHSQYPKVISHYEKEFGARNYQISVGKINFIVVDAQTLDGPKQGKETSLSWDFIKHISNDATSNPKVLLTHIPLYRPDDTPCGSHRSSSVINQRISYAGTDHGISYQNYLSEETSNHLLDLIRPTLVLSGHDHDQCTVVHSTPAGTVTEHTVGTVSWQQGNLYPSFMLLSARSNSTNSEDAVSTNLCFLPMQTHIYIWYLTQFVITLILIIMWPTNGLGLSDKCMSYITAMKNNLMSTSKEKDEEENCEYEMVWDADGSMHLVKKARTRVPAPKSDTGFTGRRKVVSRPTAKKHLQEAEASVSVDLSWESKPEDTAKMQRPSKSKVRTVVQRLFRLRLLVIVAAVNVPLYMMLLFKDWIDR; this is translated from the exons ATGGACAGGACCTCACATGGACTTCCTCCAAAATCACTTTTGTTAGAGGCTGCCCAATTTTATACAGATTTATACATGAGGAGATCTTTCCGTTCATCCATATTGCCATTCAAACCTGATTTGATTGTATTTCTTGGTGATCAGTTTGATGGTGGGCCTTTCTTGTCGGATGAGGA GTGGCAAGAGTCATTGAACCGATTTAAACACATTTTCAGTCTGAATGAAAAGGGCAGAGATTTGGCCATCCCTATTTATTACCTCTCTGGAAATCATGATATTGGCTATGCAGGTTTCCATTCACAGTATCCAAAG GTGATCAGTCATTATGAGAAGGAATTTGGAGCAAGAAACTACCAAATTTCTGTTGGAAAGATCAACTTTATCGTTGTTGATGCTCAAACACTCGATG GGCCTAAACAAGGAAAAGAAACATCTTTATCCTGGGATTTTATCAAACACATATCTAATG ATGCCACATCAAATCCAAAGGTTTTGTTGACGCACATCCCTCTTTATCGTCCTGATGACACCCCTTGTGGTTCACATCGTTCTTCCTCTGTTATCAATCAG AGGATTTCATATGCTGGTACTGATCATGGAATCTC GTATCAGAACTATCTAAGCGAGGAAACTTCAAACCATTTACTGGACCTCATCAGACCT ACACTTGTGTTGTCAGGTCATGATCATGATCAATGTACAGTGGTACACTCTACACCTGCTGGAACTGTAACTGAG CACACTGTTGGAACTGTCAGCTGGCAGCAGGGAAACCTGTATCCATCATTCATGCTGCTGTCTGCAAGATCAAATTCAACCAACTCAGAGGATGCTGTTTCTACTAATTTATGTTTTCTTCCAATGCAAACTCATATCTACATCTG GTATCTGACTCAGTTTGTCATAACTCTCATTTTGATCATCATGTGGCCAACAAATGGCTTGGGACTTTCTGACAAATGTATGAGCTACATTACAGCAATGAAAAATAATCTAATGTCCACATCTAAAGAAAAAGATGAAGAGGAGAATTGCGAATATGAAATGGTCTGGGATGCAGATGGGTCAATGCATCTTGTCAAGAAGGCCAGAACAAGGGTCCCAGCCCCAAAGTCCGATACAGGGTTTACAGGGAG GAGAAAGGTTGTCTCGAGGCCAACAGCAAAGAAGCATTTGCAAGAGGCAGAGGCATCTGTCTCGGTGGACTTGAGCTGGGAGTCAAAGCCAGAAGACACTGCAAAAATGCAACGCCCAAGCAAATCAAAGGTCAGAACAGTGGTCCAGCGGCTGTTTCGGCTACGGCTGCTTGTGATTGTTGCTGCGGTGAATGTCCCGCTTTATATGATGCTGCTTTTCAAGGATTGGATCGACCGGTGa